The following proteins are co-located in the Colius striatus isolate bColStr4 chromosome 6, bColStr4.1.hap1, whole genome shotgun sequence genome:
- the GPR137C gene encoding integral membrane protein GPR137C isoform X2: MSATAAALAERGAAPAEGPAVPYAVELGLTVLHTALYAALFLFAYLQLWLLLYYRERRLSYHTLCLFLCLLWAALRTTLFSFYLQNSLQALRLQQPFAHWLLYCLPGCLLFSSLCLLNLYFAEVIFKVKCAAEFNKYKVLLYLGSIFTSLLFLVVNLTCAMLIHGEVPENQLRWTVLARALVNDSLFILCAISLACCMCKLGKMSSANVYLESKGTSVCQAILVGSVVALLYSSRACYNLVAVAISPDSVPGPFNYGWDNLSDKVHVEVSSEEYVVFGVVLFLWELVPTTFVVLFFRAQRLSQNLTPAGMVNSHSYSSRAYFFDNPRRYDSDDDLSRLGGREGGI, from the exons ATGAGCGCGACGGCGGCGGCCCTCGCTGAGCGGGGGGCGGCCCCGGCCGAGGGGCCCGCCGTGCCCTACGCCGTGGAGCTGGGGCTGACCGTGCTGCACACCGCGCTCTACGCCGCCCTCTTCCTCTTCGCCtacctgcagctctggctgctccttTACTACCGGGAGCGGCGGCTGAGCTACCACACgctctgcctcttcctctgcctgctctgggCTGCCCTCAGGACCACCCTCTTCTCCTTCTACCTGCAGAACTCCCTGCAGGCCCTCCGCCTCCAGCAGCCCTTCGCCCACTGGCTCCTCTACTGCCTGCCCGGctgcctgctcttctccagcctctgcCTCCTCAACCTCTATTTCGCTGAG GTCATATTCAAAGTGAAATGTGCAGCTGAATTCAACAAGTACAA GGTCCTGTTGTATCTGGGCTCCATATTTACCAGCCTCCTCTTCTTAGTAGTGAACTTAACTTGTGCAATGTTAATCCATGGTGAGGTCCCAGAGAACCAGCTGAGGTGGACAGTCCTTGCCCGTGCCCTAGTCAACGACAGCCTCTTCATCCTCTGTGCCATCTCACTGGCTTGCTGCATGTGCAAACTAGGAAAGATGTCTTCAGCAAACGTCTACCTCGAGTCCAAG GGAACATCTGTCTGCCAGGCGATTCTTGTGGGATCTGTAGTTGCTCTCCTGTATTCCTCAAGGGCTTGCTATAACCTGGTAGCTGTGGCCATATCTCCAGACAGTGTTCCTGGTCCTTTTAACTATGGCTGGGACAACCTTTCAGACAAG GTGCACGTGGAAGTGAGCAGTGAGGAGTACGTGGTGTTTGGAGTGGTCTTGTTCCTCTGGGAGCTGGTGCCAACCACGTTTGTGGTGCTGTTCTTCCGAGCTCAGAGGCTGAGTCAGAACTTG ACTCCGGCAGGGATGGTGAACAGCCACAGCTACAGCTCCAGAGCCTACTTCTTCGACAATCCACGGCGCTACGACAGCGATGATGATTTGTCCCGGCTTgggggcagggaaggagg